The Clostridium septicum genome contains a region encoding:
- a CDS encoding IS256 family transposase: MSFSKKELIKILAKDPNIKTAEDIQNVLKDLFGGMLQQMLEAELDNHLGYEKHDYQNKNTTNSRNGKSRKTMKSNLGYFDLDVPRDREGSFEPEIVKKHQTDVSHLESSIIGMYAKGMTTRDIASQVNEIYGMDISPTLVSNITDKVITMIREWQSRPLETVYPIVFMDAIHFKVRKDNTVVSKAAYAAIGVNIEGKKDVLGIWIGASESSKYWLLVLNELKNRGVKDILIASVDGLVGFNEAIRAVYPNTEIQRCIIHQIRNSSKYLSYKDLKAFNADLKLVYTASTEEVALAELDRLEEKWGEKYLIAVRSWRNNWNELSTFFKYPPEIRKIIYTTNAMESYNRQLRKVTKTKSIFPNDESLMKILYLATVDITKKWTQSIRGWAQILAQLSIFFEGRLDDQLF; this comes from the coding sequence ATGTCATTTTCAAAGAAAGAATTAATAAAAATATTAGCAAAGGATCCAAATATTAAAACAGCTGAAGATATTCAAAATGTTTTAAAAGACTTATTTGGAGGAATGCTTCAGCAAATGCTGGAAGCCGAATTAGATAATCATCTTGGATATGAGAAACATGATTACCAAAATAAAAACACAACTAATAGCCGTAATGGCAAGAGCCGAAAAACTATGAAATCCAATCTTGGCTACTTCGACTTAGATGTTCCAAGAGATAGAGAAGGTTCTTTTGAGCCTGAAATAGTAAAAAAACATCAAACTGATGTTTCACATTTAGAAAGCTCAATAATTGGGATGTATGCTAAGGGAATGACTACAAGAGATATAGCATCACAAGTAAATGAAATATACGGAATGGACATATCACCAACATTAGTTTCTAATATAACAGATAAAGTAATTACAATGATTAGAGAATGGCAAAGCCGTCCGTTGGAAACAGTATATCCTATAGTATTTATGGATGCTATTCACTTTAAAGTGAGAAAAGATAACACCGTTGTTTCGAAAGCAGCCTACGCTGCGATTGGAGTAAATATTGAAGGAAAAAAAGATGTTCTTGGTATATGGATAGGAGCATCAGAGTCATCAAAATATTGGTTGCTTGTTCTGAATGAGTTAAAAAATAGAGGCGTAAAAGATATACTAATTGCTTCAGTTGATGGGTTAGTAGGGTTTAACGAAGCCATTAGAGCTGTTTATCCGAACACTGAAATTCAAAGATGTATTATTCATCAAATAAGAAATTCAAGTAAATACTTATCTTATAAGGATTTAAAAGCTTTCAATGCAGATTTAAAACTAGTTTACACCGCTTCTACTGAGGAGGTCGCATTAGCGGAATTAGATAGATTAGAAGAAAAATGGGGAGAAAAATACTTAATAGCAGTAAGGTCTTGGAGAAATAACTGGAATGAGTTATCAACATTCTTTAAATATCCACCAGAGATTAGAAAAATAATATATACAACTAATGCAATGGAAAGTTATAATCGTCAACTGAGAAAAGTTACTAAAACTAAATCTATATTTCCGAATGATGAATCATTAATGAAGATTTTATACCTTGCTACCGTTGATATAACAAAGAAATGGACCCAATCAATACGAGGATGGGCTCAAATTTTAGCTCAACTATCAATCTTCTTCGAAGGTCGTTTAGACGACCAGTTGTTCTAA
- a CDS encoding IS256 family transposase, producing the protein MTRKIDTNFDYNEEIKRCKTIDDVMGKNGLIQRLVKDVLENILEGEMEEHLGRNKYERVEAVDQTKKNYRNGYSRKNLRSSFGDVDLDVPRDRNAEFEPQIIKKYETVCTELDKKIISLYAKGMSTSDIQAEIEDLYGITISPSMVSKITDKVLASAAEWQNRALDKIYPIVYLDAMYFKVRSNGKIVNKAVYICLGYTMEGYKDILGIWVDEAEGAKFWLGICNDLKNRGVKEILIACMDGLKGLPQAIKTVFPSVNIQTCIVHQIRNSIKYIASKDKKAFMKDLKEVYKATTEELALAQLDNLKERWGDKYGIVIDSWYNNWSNLSTFFDFSPTIRKMIYTTNILEGFNRQIRKFTKVRVIFPTDESLNKCVYLATMEILEKWTQPIHNWGATLAELSIIFEDQLKDELA; encoded by the coding sequence ATGACAAGAAAAATTGATACCAACTTTGATTACAACGAGGAAATTAAAAGATGTAAAACAATCGATGATGTGATGGGTAAAAACGGATTAATACAAAGATTAGTTAAAGATGTTCTTGAAAATATATTAGAAGGTGAAATGGAAGAACATCTAGGAAGAAATAAATATGAACGTGTAGAAGCAGTTGATCAAACTAAGAAGAACTACAGGAATGGTTATAGTCGCAAAAATTTAAGAAGTTCCTTCGGTGACGTCGACCTAGACGTACCCCGTGATAGAAATGCTGAATTTGAGCCACAAATTATAAAAAAATATGAAACTGTGTGTACTGAGTTAGATAAAAAGATTATATCTTTATATGCTAAAGGTATGTCAACATCTGATATTCAGGCTGAAATTGAAGACTTATATGGAATAACTATATCACCATCGATGGTATCTAAAATAACTGATAAAGTGCTTGCTAGCGCCGCCGAATGGCAAAATAGAGCATTAGATAAAATATATCCAATAGTTTATTTAGATGCTATGTACTTTAAAGTTAGAAGTAATGGAAAGATAGTTAACAAGGCTGTCTATATATGCTTAGGATACACTATGGAAGGATATAAAGATATTTTAGGTATATGGGTTGATGAAGCTGAAGGTGCTAAATTCTGGTTAGGAATTTGCAATGATTTAAAAAATAGAGGTGTAAAAGAAATTTTAATTGCTTGTATGGATGGATTAAAAGGGCTTCCACAAGCTATAAAAACAGTATTTCCATCAGTAAATATTCAAACATGTATTGTTCATCAAATAAGAAATTCAATAAAATACATAGCTTCAAAAGATAAAAAAGCATTTATGAAAGATTTGAAGGAGGTTTATAAGGCTACAACAGAGGAACTTGCGTTAGCACAGCTAGATAATTTAAAGGAGAGATGGGGAGATAAATATGGAATAGTAATAGATTCCTGGTATAATAATTGGAGTAACCTTTCAACATTTTTCGACTTCTCTCCAACTATAAGAAAGATGATTTATACTACAAATATCTTAGAAGGTTTTAATCGTCAAATACGTAAATTCACTAAAGTTAGAGTCATATTCCCAACTGATGAATCTTTAAATAAGTGTGTTTACTTAGCAACGATGGAGATACTAGAAAAATGGACTCAGCCTATACATAATTGGGGTGCTACGTTAGCAGAGCTATCAATAATATTTGAAGATCAATTAAAAGATGAATTAGCTTAA
- the dut gene encoding dUTP diphosphatase → MNEFNLRVQKIHKDAILPKYAHEGDAGLDLYSVEEVIIERNESALIKTGIKIELPKQTEAQVRPRSGLALKHGITVLNTPGTIDEGYRGEIGIILINHGKEKFVVEKGMKVAQMVVKPVWKVEVTEVNELSDTERSVGGFGSSGIR, encoded by the coding sequence ATGAATGAATTTAATTTAAGAGTTCAAAAGATACATAAAGATGCGATATTACCTAAATACGCTCATGAAGGAGATGCAGGATTAGATTTATATTCAGTAGAAGAAGTTATTATTGAAAGAAATGAATCAGCTTTAATAAAAACTGGTATAAAAATAGAGCTTCCAAAACAAACTGAAGCTCAAGTAAGACCTAGGAGTGGATTAGCACTTAAGCATGGGATAACTGTTTTAAATACTCCAGGAACAATAGATGAGGGATATAGAGGAGAAATAGGAATTATATTAATTAATCATGGTAAAGAAAAATTTGTAGTAGAAAAAGGAATGAAGGTTGCACAAATGGTAGTTAAACCAGTATGGAAAGTAGAAGTGACAGAAGTTAATGAGTTATCTGATACAGAAAGATCAGTAGGTGGTTTTGGTTCATCAGGAATACGATAA